A single window of Macrobrachium nipponense isolate FS-2020 chromosome 31, ASM1510439v2, whole genome shotgun sequence DNA harbors:
- the LOC135206753 gene encoding uncharacterized protein LOC135206753: MRLEAWREKSDNGMTVPTLDLGVLLNKDTLPSLVETMARLCILAIGVLVAVTQAHAQAPCPPPKQPVESCKNFCKLELPGTTGGYYCCDQQRTPAGNPGTCPKVPLQENEIEVMCDPNDPNSPYSLNCKTDADCFQWEKCCYAPVTQQRICRAAVYDL, encoded by the exons ATGAGACTAGAAGCGTGGCGCGAAAAGTCGGATAATGGGATGACTGTCCCTACACTCGACCTTGGTGTACTGTTGAACAAGGACACCTTACCTTCTCTtgtt GAAACGATGGCTCGTCTTTGTATCCTCGCGATCGGTGTTCTAGTTGCCGTTACACAGGCTCACGCACAAGCACCATGCCCTCCACCTAAGCAACCCGTGGAAAGctgtaaaaatttctgtaaattagAATTGCCCGGAACCACCGGAGGGTACTACTGCTGTGATCAGCAACGGACACCAG CTGGTAACCCTGGCACTTGCCCCAAGGTTCCTCTTCAAGAGAACGAAATCGAAGTCATGTGTGATCCCAACGATCCCAACAGCCCCTACAGCCTGAACTGCAAGACCGACGCCGACTGTTTCCAATGGGAAAAGTGCTGCTACGCTCCGGTGACTCAGCAGCGCATTTGCAGAGCAGCGGTCTATGACCTGTGA